From Bacteroidia bacterium, the proteins below share one genomic window:
- a CDS encoding PKD domain-containing protein has translation MPDVTYEDVGGCLGSVLQFVNNSSIASGTIPKVFWDFGDGSTSTLFSPQKVFNTKGIYNVKLVVTSDLGFADSMIKTINVIETPVADFAFDNQCGLNPFQFTNNSTLAAGTMTYVWNFGDENESTLKDPTHVYTQPGPYQVTLTATSDNGCHSEITKSVYNYPNPVANFTSPASICQNSNVTLSNLTTIPFSSWGSEWTIGSNNVRSFDKNPLVTFTAYGEQLITLKTTSQFGCVDSMTKSIVVMEAPIINFSTSDVCSNSPIIFNSGITNIYSTIDFIWNIDGILYADREPSVKFDSAGEYNMSLTVNYDNGCSAFKASSVRTGYRPNADFDIAQTTCAGNTLQLANNTTVEFGNFHSFWDMGDGMTYGDMTTPLHTYSNTSPESYVITLIASSKFGICPDTISKTVNVGIIPSCDFTINHDWTFGQRGYTFDVPVVGADYKWYFGDGVVSTAPNPNHQYSNDGKFKVKLIVTSPEGCQCEKTLEHVVQNLDVNSTFAQLGFELFPNPSNGIVTIANNNNVTVSNIAVSNMVGETVLLSTQNNTNAQYIIDLSNMANGVYLIRVTTHDNQVLTHKVIIAK, from the coding sequence ATGCCTGATGTAACTTATGAAGATGTTGGAGGCTGCTTAGGAAGTGTGTTGCAATTTGTAAATAATTCATCTATTGCTTCCGGAACAATTCCTAAAGTATTTTGGGATTTTGGCGATGGTTCTACTTCTACTCTCTTCTCACCTCAAAAAGTATTTAACACGAAAGGTATATACAATGTCAAATTGGTTGTTACTTCTGACTTAGGGTTTGCTGACTCTATGATTAAAACTATTAATGTTATTGAAACTCCGGTAGCTGACTTTGCTTTTGACAATCAATGCGGTTTGAATCCATTCCAGTTTACCAATAATAGTACATTAGCTGCGGGTACAATGACTTACGTTTGGAATTTCGGTGACGAAAACGAAAGTACACTCAAAGACCCTACTCATGTTTATACACAACCCGGTCCTTATCAAGTAACACTTACTGCTACGTCTGACAATGGTTGTCATTCTGAAATAACAAAATCTGTTTATAACTATCCCAACCCTGTTGCTAATTTTACTTCTCCTGCCAGCATCTGTCAGAACAGCAATGTAACCTTGAGCAACCTCACAACCATTCCATTCTCATCATGGGGTAGCGAATGGACCATTGGAAGCAACAATGTGCGTTCATTTGATAAAAATCCTTTAGTAACATTTACTGCATACGGTGAACAATTGATTACTCTTAAAACAACATCACAATTTGGCTGTGTTGATTCTATGACTAAATCTATTGTGGTGATGGAAGCTCCTATCATTAACTTCTCTACGTCCGATGTGTGCAGCAACAGTCCAATTATCTTCAATAGTGGAATTACTAATATATACAGCACTATTGATTTTATATGGAATATTGATGGAATTTTATACGCAGACAGAGAGCCTTCTGTGAAATTTGACAGCGCAGGAGAATACAATATGAGTCTGACTGTTAATTATGACAATGGATGTTCGGCTTTTAAAGCATCTTCAGTAAGAACAGGTTATCGTCCCAATGCCGATTTCGATATCGCACAAACCACTTGTGCCGGCAACACACTCCAACTTGCTAACAATACTACAGTTGAGTTTGGCAATTTCCATAGTTTCTGGGATATGGGCGATGGCATGACATACGGTGATATGACTACACCACTTCATACATACTCAAATACATCTCCTGAAAGCTATGTTATTACTTTGATTGCATCTTCTAAGTTTGGTATTTGCCCTGACACTATTTCTAAAACTGTGAATGTGGGTATTATTCCTTCTTGCGATTTCACAATTAATCACGATTGGACTTTCGGACAAAGAGGATATACCTTTGATGTGCCGGTGGTAGGTGCTGACTACAAATGGTATTTTGGAGACGGAGTTGTTTCCACTGCGCCTAACCCTAACCACCAATACAGCAATGATGGTAAGTTCAAAGTGAAATTAATTGTAACTTCTCCCGAAGGTTGCCAGTGCGAAAAAACATTGGAACACGTGGTTCAGAACCTTGATGTAAACTCAACTTTTGCTCAATTAGGTTTCGAACTTTTCCCTAATCCAAGTAATGGCATTGTTACTATTGCTAACAACAACAATGTTACCGTAAGCAATATCGCTGTTTCAAACATGGTGGGTGAAACTGTTCTGTTATCTACTCAAAACAACACAAATGCTCAATACATCATCGATTTGTCAAACATGGCGAACGGGGTGTACTTGATCAGAGTTACTACTCATGACAATCAAGTGCTGACTCACAAGGTTATTATTGCGAAGTAA
- a CDS encoding PKD domain-containing protein: protein MKTQYHTKLHVNLKRNWRTLTSTLFKVSFIVLCTSCCSLLYGQQVYKFTNCGATGASGPSQAQVNSTYTATTLDGQVTCTNGFQYWTVPASGIYQFKLAGARGGGGNNYGRGAIIQANIMLIGGQKLKILVGQMGGYYSPSGSGSGGGGSFVATDLDVPIIVAGGGGGQETSGSGLGNANGQTTTKGGNAMCSGGTNGNGGNGCTSPAGVGGGGGFLTNGTNGTWGGGGVGFKNGATGGTSAWFADCIGGFGCGGGTHGNTGGGGGGGGYSGGAGGSQTQSISSGGGGGSYILATATDVKTSDGKYENSSSFGGNPITNLGTYNNGHGYVEITVISVGEADIEAIAVKPLTPKPNTMCVKTPYEFEVTFKNNGPDDASFINFEVSAPGMNTLTYNFFDIRDLGNGQTKSYLISTDKISCGVTGNQALTLTITKVLSDGDNINNNTSNTNYNVVSLPYGTNFTPAANFPGFPGNNTPDLVTHDKTYRYNFTAPTGYNNSGYGTTWSTSFSGVIDNEPLPADRYNIVAPMGGVDGYLTLNFKKEDIDKDVSIFFTIKESVNGICDSVITRQLHIAPMPDVTYEDVGGCLGSVLQFVNNSTIASGTIPKVFWDFGDGSTSTLFSPQKVFNTKGIYNVKLVVTSDLGFADSMIKTINVIETPVADFAFDNQCGLNPFQFTNNSTLASGTMTYVWNFGDENESTLKDPTHVYTQPGPYQVTLTATSDNGCHAEVTKPVYNYPNPNVDFTMPNTICQNSNVTLSNTTSILFSSWGSEWTVENDNMRIFEKSPSIVFQEHGQQWVKLKVTTQFGCTDSIVKLANVIPGPGINITYSDVCSNTPVTFHSGIDAPQNIKVDYIWNVGGMLSAKSDPTFSIGKAGKYNVSLNITYDNACSASKSMVVETGYRPHADFSLPDVTCAGEPISISNNTTVAYNKALYYWNMGDGATYSNVVTPNHIYNNAAPTQYTITLVATSENGICPDTVAHDVTIGVVPSCNFNITHDWTFGQRGYTFTPEHQGAEYKWYFGDGLLSNEQSPIHKYNRDGKFPVKLIVTSPEGCQCEKVIDNVVQNLDVNTTFAQFGFGLYPNPSNGIVTITNNNNVTVSNISVTNIVGETVLNSSQHNADSQYTLNLSDLTNGVYLIRVTTLENQVLTHKVIITK, encoded by the coding sequence ATGAAAACACAATACCACACAAAATTACATGTAAACCTCAAGAGAAATTGGAGAACACTTACGTCAACACTTTTCAAAGTGTCGTTCATTGTCCTATGCACATCATGTTGCTCATTGCTCTATGGACAACAAGTTTACAAGTTTACAAACTGTGGTGCAACTGGTGCAAGTGGCCCATCTCAGGCGCAAGTAAACTCAACATACACTGCTACCACGTTGGATGGCCAAGTAACATGCACCAACGGGTTTCAATACTGGACAGTCCCTGCATCTGGAATATATCAATTTAAATTAGCTGGAGCTAGAGGTGGAGGTGGAAACAATTATGGACGTGGGGCTATTATTCAAGCTAATATTATGTTAATTGGTGGTCAAAAGTTAAAAATTCTAGTTGGACAAATGGGGGGATATTACTCTCCTTCAGGATCAGGTTCTGGCGGAGGCGGCTCCTTCGTTGCAACTGATCTAGATGTACCTATTATTGTGGCAGGTGGTGGTGGTGGACAAGAAACTTCTGGTTCCGGTTTAGGCAATGCAAATGGACAAACAACAACAAAAGGCGGCAATGCCATGTGTTCCGGTGGAACTAATGGTAATGGTGGAAATGGCTGTACAAGTCCTGCAGGTGTTGGAGGAGGAGGAGGTTTTCTAACTAATGGAACAAATGGCACCTGGGGTGGTGGCGGTGTAGGGTTTAAAAATGGTGCGACTGGAGGTACTTCTGCATGGTTTGCAGATTGTATAGGAGGGTTTGGATGTGGCGGTGGCACCCATGGAAATACAGGAGGTGGTGGTGGAGGTGGTGGATATTCCGGTGGCGCAGGTGGAAGCCAAACTCAATCTATTTCTAGTGGAGGCGGAGGAGGTTCTTATATTTTAGCTACGGCAACTGATGTTAAAACCTCAGATGGCAAATATGAAAACTCATCCTCTTTTGGAGGCAATCCAATCACTAATTTAGGCACTTATAATAATGGGCACGGATATGTAGAAATTACCGTAATAAGTGTAGGAGAGGCTGATATTGAAGCAATTGCTGTAAAACCCCTTACACCAAAGCCAAATACAATGTGTGTTAAAACTCCATATGAATTTGAAGTAACGTTCAAAAATAACGGTCCAGATGATGCTTCGTTTATAAACTTCGAAGTTAGCGCCCCCGGCATGAATACATTAACCTATAACTTCTTTGATATTCGCGATTTAGGTAATGGTCAAACAAAATCATACCTCATTTCTACTGATAAAATTTCTTGTGGTGTTACAGGGAATCAAGCGTTAACCCTAACAATCACAAAAGTACTCAGTGATGGTGACAACATCAATAACAATACCTCGAACACAAATTATAATGTTGTTTCATTGCCTTATGGAACTAACTTTACTCCGGCAGCTAATTTTCCCGGCTTCCCAGGTAATAACACACCCGACTTAGTTACTCATGATAAAACTTATCGATACAACTTTACTGCACCTACAGGTTATAATAATTCCGGATATGGTACAACTTGGTCAACTAGTTTCAGTGGGGTAATTGACAACGAACCACTCCCTGCTGACAGATATAATATTGTAGCCCCTATGGGTGGAGTTGATGGATACTTGACGTTAAATTTCAAAAAAGAGGATATTGATAAAGATGTCTCTATTTTCTTTACTATTAAAGAATCAGTGAATGGTATATGCGATTCTGTAATAACACGTCAATTGCATATTGCGCCAATGCCAGATGTAACTTATGAAGATGTGGGTGGTTGTTTGGGTAGTGTGTTGCAGTTTGTGAATAATTCAACTATTGCTTCCGGAACAATTCCTAAAGTGTTTTGGGATTTTGGCGATGGTTCTACTTCTACTCTCTTCTCACCTCAAAAAGTATTTAACACGAAAGGTATTTACAATGTCAAATTGGTTGTTACTTCTGACTTAGGGTTTGCTGACTCTATGATTAAAACTATTAATGTTATTGAAACACCGGTTGCTGACTTTGCTTTTGATAATCAATGCGGATTGAATCCATTCCAGTTTACCAATAATAGTACATTAGCTTCGGGTACAATGACTTACGTTTGGAATTTCGGTGATGAAAACGAAAGTACTCTCAAAGACCCTACTCATGTTTATACACAACCCGGTCCTTATCAAGTAACACTTACTGCTACGTCTGATAATGGCTGCCACGCTGAAGTTACTAAACCAGTTTACAACTATCCTAACCCTAATGTTGACTTCACTATGCCAAACACCATCTGTCAGAACAGCAATGTAACATTGAGCAATACTACTTCTATCTTATTCTCTTCTTGGGGTAGCGAATGGACTGTTGAAAATGACAATATGAGAATTTTTGAAAAGAGTCCTTCTATCGTCTTTCAGGAACATGGACAACAGTGGGTTAAATTAAAAGTAACAACACAATTCGGATGTACTGATTCTATTGTCAAATTAGCTAATGTTATTCCGGGTCCCGGCATTAATATTACCTATTCTGATGTTTGTTCTAATACACCTGTTACTTTCCACAGCGGTATTGATGCTCCTCAAAACATTAAAGTGGATTATATTTGGAATGTGGGGGGAATGCTATCAGCTAAATCTGACCCTACTTTCAGTATCGGTAAAGCAGGAAAATATAATGTAAGCCTAAATATCACTTATGACAACGCTTGTTCAGCTTCTAAATCTATGGTAGTTGAAACCGGTTATAGACCCCATGCGGATTTCTCTCTCCCTGATGTTACTTGTGCCGGTGAGCCTATTAGCATTTCCAATAACACGACTGTTGCTTACAACAAGGCTCTTTATTATTGGAATATGGGTGATGGAGCTACCTACTCAAATGTGGTTACTCCTAATCACATCTACAACAATGCTGCTCCTACTCAATATACCATTACTTTAGTTGCTACTTCAGAAAACGGGATCTGCCCTGACACTGTTGCGCACGATGTTACCATTGGTGTTGTACCTTCTTGTAACTTTAATATTACACATGATTGGACTTTTGGTCAAAGAGGCTATACCTTTACTCCTGAACACCAAGGTGCTGAATACAAATGGTATTTTGGTGATGGGCTTTTGTCTAACGAACAATCCCCTATTCACAAGTACAATCGTGATGGCAAATTCCCTGTGAAGTTAATTGTTACTTCTCCAGAGGGTTGTCAATGTGAAAAAGTGATTGACAATGTGGTTCAAAACCTTGATGTGAATACTACTTTTGCTCAGTTCGGATTTGGTTTATATCCTAATCCTAGCAATGGTATTGTTACTATCACCAATAACAACAATGTAACCGTTAGCAATATTTCAGTAACCAATATCGTGGGTGAAACTGTACTGAATTCTTCTCAACATAATGCTGACAGTCAATACACTCTTAACTTGTCTGATTTGACAAACGGGGTATATTTAATCAGAGTTACAACACTTGAGAATCAAGTGTTGACACACAAAGTGATAATTACTAAGTAA
- a CDS encoding protein-L-isoaspartate(D-aspartate) O-methyltransferase produces MLQDTPRHQGLRNKLVAALRNKGITNEKVLYAIQKLPRHFFIPHEFEHFAYQDKPFAIDEGQTISQPYTVAFQTQLINPQEGEKILEIGTGSGYQAAILSLCGAEVWSIERIEILHKKSKTLLHKLGIDVNTKLGDGTLGWKENAPFDKIIVTAGAPKIPTALFNQLQINGTLIIPVGNAENKQKMVKLIKIDHLNYKTEIFENFSFVPLIGEQGW; encoded by the coding sequence ATTTTGCAAGACACTCCCAGACATCAAGGACTTCGCAACAAGTTAGTAGCAGCTCTCAGAAACAAAGGCATTACCAATGAAAAGGTATTATATGCCATTCAAAAGTTACCTCGACACTTTTTCATCCCTCACGAGTTCGAGCATTTTGCATATCAAGACAAACCATTTGCAATAGATGAAGGTCAGACCATTTCACAACCCTACACAGTTGCATTTCAAACTCAATTAATCAATCCGCAAGAAGGCGAAAAAATACTGGAAATAGGCACAGGCAGCGGATACCAAGCCGCAATACTTAGCCTCTGTGGTGCAGAGGTTTGGAGCATTGAGAGGATTGAAATATTACATAAAAAATCAAAAACTCTTTTGCATAAACTCGGAATAGATGTTAATACTAAGTTAGGAGATGGTACCTTAGGATGGAAAGAAAATGCACCCTTTGACAAAATAATTGTAACAGCCGGTGCTCCAAAGATACCTACTGCCCTATTCAACCAATTACAAATAAACGGAACATTAATTATCCCTGTTGGCAATGCCGAAAACAAACAAAAAATGGTTAAGCTCATCAAAATCGACCATTTAAACTACAAAACAGAAATTTTTGAGAACTTTAGTTTTGTACCCCTCATTGGTGAGCAAGGCTGGTAA
- a CDS encoding sugar transferase codes for MRKEFIESQRHGYHIPFEFDAKLVLGLVLIPIFWLILYWFFGFYRHIFRRSRLKELGQTFFTTILGTIVIFFALMLDDTVVNYKSYYISYSVLFASQFLLTYFFRFLLSSYTNKQLNSGRWGFNTLLVGGGEKALMLYKQLSESRKSEGYKFVGICTNGVIIDEVKQLGLQSLGSYENIHQIVQEHNIEEVILAFESSEISKINKVISAIDQENVFLKIPPDDYHILSGMVKMNNILGTVLIELDFAVMKPWEKNLKRIFDILFSSIALLIASPFLFMIALIVKLGSKGPIFFMQERLGYQGKSFKIIKFRTMVADAEKNGPQLSSDHDPRITKFGRFLRKTRIDEFPQFINVILGEMSIVGPRPERDFYARQIKQYAPHYDRLYLVKPGITSWGQVKFGYAENVEQMVQRSYYDLLYIENYSFALDLKILIYTVLIMVQGRGK; via the coding sequence GTGAGAAAAGAATTTATTGAATCTCAAAGACACGGCTATCATATCCCTTTTGAATTTGATGCTAAGCTTGTGCTTGGCTTGGTTCTTATCCCGATTTTTTGGCTTATATTATATTGGTTCTTTGGGTTTTATAGGCATATTTTCAGACGTTCTCGACTGAAAGAATTAGGTCAAACGTTTTTTACAACAATTCTTGGTACCATAGTAATATTCTTTGCATTGATGTTAGATGATACGGTTGTAAATTATAAGAGTTACTATATCAGCTATTCGGTACTGTTTGCTTCACAATTTTTATTGACTTATTTCTTCCGCTTTTTATTATCAAGCTATACCAACAAACAACTTAATAGTGGAAGATGGGGTTTTAATACGTTGTTGGTTGGTGGAGGCGAAAAAGCACTCATGCTCTATAAACAGTTGTCGGAGTCTAGAAAGTCAGAAGGATATAAATTTGTGGGAATATGCACCAACGGGGTTATAATAGATGAAGTGAAGCAACTTGGATTGCAATCGTTGGGGTCGTATGAAAATATTCATCAAATTGTTCAAGAACATAATATTGAGGAAGTAATTCTTGCTTTTGAAAGTTCTGAAATTTCAAAAATCAACAAAGTGATTTCTGCTATTGATCAAGAAAATGTTTTTTTAAAAATACCTCCGGATGATTATCACATTTTGTCCGGTATGGTGAAGATGAATAATATACTGGGAACTGTATTAATTGAGTTGGATTTTGCAGTGATGAAGCCGTGGGAGAAAAACTTAAAAAGGATTTTTGATATTCTGTTTTCTTCAATTGCTTTGTTAATAGCATCTCCATTTTTATTCATGATTGCCTTGATTGTTAAATTAGGGTCAAAAGGTCCCATCTTTTTTATGCAAGAACGCTTGGGGTATCAAGGGAAGTCGTTTAAGATTATTAAATTTAGAACAATGGTGGCAGATGCAGAGAAAAATGGACCCCAGCTAAGCAGTGATCATGACCCGAGAATTACGAAGTTTGGAAGGTTTTTGCGAAAGACCCGGATAGATGAATTCCCTCAATTTATCAATGTGATTTTAGGTGAAATGTCGATTGTGGGACCTCGTCCGGAACGTGATTTTTATGCCCGACAAATCAAGCAATACGCACCACACTATGACCGCCTTTATCTTGTAAAACCCGGAATTACTTCTTGGGGGCAAGTTAAATTTGGATATGCTGAAAACGTTGAGCAAATGGTTCAACGCTCCTATTATGATTTGTTGTATATTGAGAACTATTCTTTTGCCTTAGACCTTAAGATTCTAATCTATACTGTTCTTATCATGGTTCAAGGAAGGGGTAAGTAG